The following proteins are co-located in the Microbulbifer sp. VAAF005 genome:
- a CDS encoding transposase, with protein sequence MGKKRTQAYTEEFRREAVKRAEKAGATTASVARELGVSAQQIYNWRRQFNRLSDKQFNSLDGVDYSKQESAEVRKLKKELHEARQEVEFLKKAAAYFANHQE encoded by the coding sequence ATGGGTAAGAAAAGAACTCAGGCGTATACGGAGGAGTTCCGCAGAGAAGCAGTTAAGAGAGCGGAAAAGGCTGGAGCAACAACGGCTTCTGTGGCGCGAGAGCTAGGCGTCAGCGCACAGCAGATCTACAACTGGCGTCGTCAATTTAATCGACTGTCTGATAAGCAGTTCAATAGTTTAGACGGTGTCGACTATTCCAAACAGGAAAGCGCTGAAGTTCGCAAACTCAAGAAGGAGCTGCATGAAGCTCGTCAGGAGGTTGAGTTTCTAAAAAAGGCAGCTGCGTACTTTGCGAACCACCAAGAGTAA
- a CDS encoding MaoC family dehydratase translates to MSLIQDEMMDVLEYIREKERLLRARINNLDLKSTHDNHLHQLSYYISNLLKNSWTSKAGPVVDPATNRELQVIKNPKAIAFYQDWQARIGQQIYIGRWIVVDQSRIDSFAEVTGDRQWIHIDPERARAESPFGGTIAHGFLVLSLIPELTDAVNPEKPPYPEARMIINCGLEQVRFPYPVKTGNRIRARTTLKSLVPSKRSVEMINHIEVEVEGSGRLVCVADSVLKLYF, encoded by the coding sequence ATGTCATTAATACAGGATGAGATGATGGACGTGCTCGAGTACATCAGGGAAAAGGAAAGGTTGCTTAGGGCTCGGATTAACAATTTGGACCTCAAAAGCACCCATGATAATCACCTGCATCAGTTGTCCTATTACATCAGTAACTTGCTTAAAAATTCATGGACTTCGAAAGCTGGGCCGGTTGTTGATCCTGCTACCAATCGTGAATTACAAGTCATTAAGAACCCTAAGGCCATCGCTTTCTACCAAGACTGGCAAGCACGTATTGGTCAGCAGATATATATTGGGCGCTGGATTGTAGTTGACCAGTCGCGCATTGACAGTTTTGCCGAAGTAACTGGAGACCGCCAGTGGATTCATATTGATCCAGAACGAGCAAGGGCTGAATCGCCGTTTGGAGGCACAATTGCCCACGGCTTTTTGGTCCTATCGCTAATTCCCGAGCTCACCGATGCTGTCAATCCGGAAAAACCGCCTTACCCTGAAGCTAGAATGATTATAAACTGCGGCCTTGAACAGGTGCGTTTTCCTTATCCAGTTAAGACTGGCAATCGTATCCGAGCTCGTACGACTTTAAAGTCCCTGGTGCCATCGAAGCGTAGTGTGGAAATGATCAATCATATTGAGGTAGAGGTTGAAGGTTCAGGTCGCCTGGTTTGTGTTGCGGATAGTGTGCTGAAACTTTACTTCTGA
- a CDS encoding 4'-phosphopantetheinyl transferase superfamily protein, translating into MKEFETLIEHDPQTVFTTVSEAEQKRYSGIVNRAAGLHFLLGRYLLRYVLSAKSGVSILPADWEIFPDEQGRPRVLNQSVAPIKFSISHASGVVAIALSSTVDPGIDLEPLARELGSGLNFRHLLSPEQYDQVMTIPSTAHCELLTRVWCIKESVSKVCGLGLRLPFSTIEFDLVSLLNSQPATWLECKVREMGSFWFNLCTLAQRYWLCVAMESPALSPLGRLETNHFNLLSRKAF; encoded by the coding sequence GTGAAGGAGTTTGAAACTCTAATCGAGCATGATCCGCAAACTGTCTTCACCACAGTTAGCGAGGCTGAGCAGAAAAGATATAGTGGGATTGTTAATCGAGCGGCGGGCCTACATTTTCTGCTTGGTCGTTACCTATTGCGTTATGTTTTATCCGCTAAAAGTGGCGTAAGTATTTTGCCGGCAGATTGGGAAATTTTCCCTGATGAGCAAGGCAGGCCTAGAGTTTTAAACCAAAGTGTGGCCCCAATAAAATTTAGTATTTCTCATGCTAGTGGTGTGGTCGCGATTGCGCTTAGCTCTACCGTTGATCCAGGTATAGATCTGGAGCCCCTTGCTCGTGAACTGGGCTCAGGTCTAAATTTCAGGCATTTACTTAGTCCAGAGCAATATGACCAGGTAATGACTATCCCAAGCACTGCTCACTGTGAATTGTTAACAAGGGTTTGGTGCATTAAAGAGTCTGTGTCCAAAGTGTGTGGTTTGGGGCTTCGACTGCCTTTTTCTACGATCGAGTTTGATCTTGTATCTTTGCTTAACTCGCAACCAGCCACGTGGCTTGAGTGTAAGGTAAGAGAAATGGGGAGCTTTTGGTTTAACCTTTGCACGTTGGCGCAACGCTATTGGCTTTGTGTAGCGATGGAGTCGCCGGCGTTGTCGCCTTTGGGTCGATTGGAAACAAACCATTTTAACCTACTCAGCCGCAAGGCGTTTTAG
- a CDS encoding outer membrane lipoprotein-sorting protein, with the protein MRTDYRLLLPVTILCGLIGLPVQGAASDVRKGREVAVAVDNRDLGYGDSVAELTMILRNRAGDETRRELQISSLESHEGGDKSLIRFNFPADIRGTALLTHPQLEDTDKQWLYLPAYSRIKRISSRNKSGAFVGSEFSFEDLSDKAVDDFRYTYVREESCEDGALVCDVIDRVPEDSHSAYSRQRVWVDQSARRIFRIDYFDRKETLLKTFSARDFRLYDDRYWRPMEVVMHNQQSGNVTILSYSRIEFGTGLSVANFHRNTLRD; encoded by the coding sequence ATGCGAACTGATTACCGTCTCCTCCTTCCAGTGACAATACTTTGTGGCCTAATCGGTTTGCCGGTTCAAGGCGCTGCTAGCGATGTTAGAAAGGGGCGGGAGGTCGCAGTGGCAGTGGATAACCGTGATCTTGGTTACGGCGACAGTGTTGCCGAATTGACGATGATTCTACGCAACAGGGCCGGAGATGAAACTCGACGTGAACTGCAGATCAGCTCACTTGAGAGTCACGAGGGTGGAGACAAATCGTTAATCCGCTTCAATTTTCCTGCCGATATCCGGGGCACGGCGCTTCTAACGCATCCGCAGTTAGAGGATACCGATAAGCAGTGGTTATATTTGCCTGCCTATTCCCGTATTAAGAGGATCTCATCTCGCAATAAGAGTGGTGCGTTCGTCGGTAGTGAGTTTTCGTTCGAGGACTTGTCTGATAAGGCGGTCGACGATTTCCGCTATACCTACGTGAGAGAGGAATCATGCGAAGATGGTGCCCTGGTTTGTGACGTAATTGACCGAGTGCCAGAAGACTCTCACTCTGCATATAGCCGGCAGCGGGTCTGGGTTGATCAGAGTGCTCGACGTATCTTCCGTATAGACTATTTCGACCGTAAGGAAACGCTGCTCAAGACTTTTTCCGCAAGGGATTTTCGCCTCTACGACGATCGTTATTGGAGGCCCATGGAGGTGGTTATGCATAATCAGCAGAGTGGAAACGTAACGATCTTAAGCTATAGCCGCATCGAGTTTGGTACCGGTCTCTCAGTTGCGAATTTCCATCGCAATACACTCCGGGATTAA
- a CDS encoding MMPL family transporter gives MNKNIKTDWIIRSGASKWLLALVLLLTLMSAVGLKRMGLASDYRVFFDDNDRDLLRLEQMQDTYSTTDNVFIMIEPVDDNIYNQRTLSLIHEMTRALWRTAHVSRVDSLTNFPYSSAEDDDILIEEFVYELDELTPQRIAFIETAASSERDLVGNLVSKNGRFTAINATIRLPGLDHKAEVLAVTGAVDELIKSFKMEYPDHRFFVTGVVEMNGAFFQAAKKDFITLIPLMILFVLVSAALILGSPAAGGAILTVVVLALLGSLGLAGWLGIQLSAPSVSAPIIMFTVIVASAIHILSYIQRQIRSGVSREEAVLQSYRRNLKPIAVSHVTTIIGFLAMNFSDSPPFRDLGNIVALGVLFSLLLSLTVLPQLLLRIRFSTRETGANRLINRMALLSGWVIAYRQRILWLMLPLSLCVAALSPLNQLNDDLIRYFDESQPFRADSERIDRHFSGIYTIDYSLSVPEQNGMFQPEFLQFLDTFDDWLHEQPEVFTTASPLHRIKDLNRLMNGGDEDSYRLPGDTITAAQQFLLYEMSLPFGRDVTHQVNLNKSSVKLTARLKNLSSVGLIAFEKRVEEWLLQNQPRSIDIYHSSPAVIFSHIGQSNIVSLLEGASLAFVVISLTLMLVFRSLDIGLLSLVPNLLPVAAAFGFWYLVNGQISMGLAGVSAMAIGIIVDDTVHFLYQYVNGLKRGLSPEDSVSETISKTMGGIVISSMLLVIGFLLLSTSAFEKNAQMGMLTGMSIVLALVFDLILLPALVLTFMRRTRTSNLQFRTDKELNNAN, from the coding sequence TTGAACAAAAATATAAAGACCGATTGGATCATTCGCTCTGGCGCCAGTAAGTGGCTATTAGCGCTGGTGCTGTTGCTCACATTGATGTCGGCTGTTGGCCTAAAACGGATGGGGCTGGCCAGTGATTATCGCGTTTTCTTCGATGATAACGATCGTGACCTACTGCGCTTGGAGCAGATGCAAGATACTTATAGCACGACTGATAACGTGTTCATCATGATTGAACCGGTGGATGACAACATCTACAACCAGCGTACTCTGAGCCTTATACATGAAATGACACGCGCGTTGTGGCGGACGGCCCATGTCTCTCGAGTAGATTCGCTAACGAACTTCCCCTATAGCTCTGCTGAAGACGATGATATTTTGATTGAGGAGTTCGTCTACGAGCTTGACGAATTGACGCCGCAAAGGATCGCCTTTATTGAAACTGCCGCTAGTAGTGAGAGGGACTTGGTTGGCAATTTGGTTAGTAAGAACGGACGATTTACCGCGATCAATGCGACCATTCGGTTGCCAGGGTTAGACCATAAGGCCGAAGTGCTAGCCGTTACCGGTGCTGTCGATGAATTGATTAAGTCATTCAAGATGGAATATCCGGATCATCGTTTTTTTGTCACCGGTGTGGTGGAGATGAACGGTGCCTTTTTCCAGGCGGCAAAAAAAGACTTCATCACGCTGATACCGTTGATGATCCTTTTTGTGCTGGTCAGCGCTGCTCTAATTCTCGGATCACCTGCTGCAGGTGGCGCTATTTTGACGGTAGTAGTGTTGGCACTGCTAGGGTCTTTGGGTCTAGCTGGTTGGCTCGGTATTCAATTGTCTGCGCCATCAGTATCGGCTCCAATCATCATGTTCACGGTGATAGTAGCGTCGGCCATCCACATCCTCAGCTATATTCAGCGCCAGATACGCAGTGGTGTTTCTCGTGAAGAAGCAGTCTTGCAATCCTACCGGCGCAATCTCAAGCCGATTGCGGTGAGCCATGTCACTACTATTATCGGTTTTCTGGCGATGAATTTCAGTGACTCACCGCCGTTTCGAGATCTTGGCAATATAGTTGCCTTAGGTGTGCTCTTCTCGCTACTTTTGTCGTTGACGGTTCTACCACAGCTTCTGCTGCGTATTCGTTTTTCAACGCGGGAAACAGGTGCCAACCGACTGATTAATCGCATGGCTTTGTTGTCAGGCTGGGTTATCGCTTACCGCCAGCGGATATTGTGGCTAATGCTACCTTTGTCCCTATGCGTCGCTGCACTCAGTCCATTGAATCAATTAAACGATGATTTAATCCGCTATTTTGATGAGTCGCAGCCCTTCCGTGCTGATTCTGAACGTATCGATCGCCACTTTTCTGGTATTTATACAATCGATTACTCGCTCTCGGTACCAGAGCAGAACGGTATGTTTCAGCCAGAGTTTTTACAGTTTCTTGATACATTCGATGACTGGCTACATGAGCAGCCAGAAGTTTTTACAACTGCAAGCCCCCTGCACCGAATCAAGGATCTTAACCGTTTGATGAATGGTGGTGATGAGGACTCTTACCGGTTACCTGGCGATACAATTACCGCTGCACAGCAGTTCCTGCTATACGAGATGTCGTTGCCGTTTGGTCGTGATGTGACCCATCAGGTGAATTTGAATAAATCCTCGGTGAAACTGACTGCACGATTAAAGAATCTAAGCTCGGTGGGCTTAATTGCTTTTGAAAAACGGGTCGAAGAGTGGTTATTGCAAAACCAACCTCGCTCCATTGATATCTATCACAGCAGTCCCGCAGTGATTTTTTCCCACATTGGTCAATCAAATATTGTAAGTCTCCTTGAAGGTGCCTCGCTAGCGTTTGTGGTGATTTCATTGACGTTGATGCTGGTATTCCGCTCACTCGATATTGGTCTATTGAGCTTGGTTCCAAACCTGCTTCCAGTCGCGGCAGCATTTGGATTTTGGTATCTCGTTAATGGTCAAATCTCAATGGGGCTGGCTGGGGTGTCGGCAATGGCGATCGGCATAATCGTCGATGATACAGTTCACTTCCTCTATCAGTATGTCAACGGTCTAAAGCGGGGGCTCAGTCCTGAAGATAGCGTAAGCGAAACCATTAGTAAGACTATGGGTGGGATCGTGATTAGCTCAATGCTGCTAGTGATAGGCTTCCTTCTATTGTCGACCTCGGCGTTCGAGAAAAATGCCCAGATGGGTATGCTCACGGGGATGTCTATTGTGTTGGCATTGGTGTTTGACTTGATATTACTACCGGCCTTGGTTCTAACCTTTATGCGCAGGACACGTACGTCGAACCTGCAATTTCGTACCGACAAGGAACTAAATAATGCGAACTGA
- a CDS encoding NAD(P)/FAD-dependent oxidoreductase has protein sequence MSRLDCIVIGGGQFGLHTARMLQQADLNYLLLERDSIGDVWRNRLEGMKLFTSRQFCALPGLAFPGDPEGFPTTVEIADYLVSYAGHFDLQVREGCEVVGLDRLSNGSFQVDLADGTSLLATSIVNATGANQIPQVPAISSQLAGEVQQLDGSLASTDVISDGHTVAVIGDGATGRQIVDRLAGRCNVFLATGSPRGLPPNRLFGRDIFWWLDRLRILSADKNSLIAKILKKRNPVPCGEYNNRRLKAKGVKIVGRALECSGRQIRFDSVGWHDIDTVIWATGYCDRTSWLKLPHCVDERGFIENYGRTPEPGLFLVGRKWLSCRASELVMGVEKDVERVMVPLRAFLSERKEIP, from the coding sequence ATGTCGCGACTTGATTGCATAGTTATCGGTGGAGGCCAGTTCGGTCTTCACACCGCACGAATGCTGCAGCAGGCTGATCTCAACTACCTTCTGCTTGAACGGGATAGTATTGGCGACGTTTGGCGTAACCGGCTCGAAGGTATGAAGCTATTCACTTCACGTCAATTCTGTGCCCTGCCAGGACTAGCCTTTCCGGGCGATCCTGAGGGCTTCCCGACTACAGTAGAAATAGCTGATTATTTGGTCAGCTATGCAGGCCACTTTGATCTTCAGGTTCGAGAAGGCTGTGAAGTTGTTGGTCTCGATCGCCTTTCGAACGGCAGTTTTCAGGTCGACCTTGCCGACGGCACGTCTCTGCTCGCCACCAGTATCGTCAATGCAACTGGTGCTAATCAGATACCCCAGGTGCCGGCGATAAGTTCCCAACTTGCTGGAGAGGTGCAGCAACTAGACGGTAGTCTCGCCTCAACCGATGTCATTTCTGATGGCCACACTGTTGCCGTTATTGGGGATGGTGCTACTGGGCGTCAGATCGTGGACCGGCTAGCGGGACGTTGCAATGTGTTTTTGGCCACGGGTTCCCCACGTGGCCTGCCTCCCAACCGTTTGTTCGGACGTGATATTTTTTGGTGGCTTGATCGCTTGCGTATCCTTTCCGCCGATAAGAACAGCCTCATCGCGAAGATATTAAAAAAGCGTAACCCTGTCCCCTGTGGTGAATACAACAATAGACGGCTGAAGGCTAAAGGCGTAAAGATTGTTGGCCGTGCTTTGGAGTGCTCTGGCCGTCAAATCCGTTTCGACTCCGTCGGTTGGCATGACATAGATACAGTGATTTGGGCAACAGGCTATTGCGACCGAACGAGCTGGCTAAAGTTGCCGCACTGTGTCGATGAGAGGGGCTTCATTGAAAACTATGGAAGGACTCCAGAGCCTGGGCTTTTCTTAGTGGGACGTAAATGGCTTAGTTGTCGAGCGTCGGAGCTGGTAATGGGGGTTGAGAAGGATGTAGAGCGAGTAATGGTGCCGCTGCGAGCCTTTTTATCCGAAAGGAAAGAAATACCTTGA
- a CDS encoding acyl carrier protein, which translates to MTNEFRMKNLVEQITDFIAAKTPEFSIDKHSDTSFSSLGLDSADHVQLSTMVEDHLSVDIDPTLAFDYPTINALVAHLEKNFSRTALERS; encoded by the coding sequence ATGACGAATGAATTTAGAATGAAAAACCTGGTGGAACAGATCACAGATTTTATCGCTGCTAAGACACCAGAATTTTCGATTGATAAGCACAGTGACACCTCTTTCTCAAGTCTAGGTCTAGACTCGGCAGACCATGTCCAGCTATCGACTATGGTGGAGGACCACCTCTCTGTTGACATCGATCCGACGCTAGCCTTCGACTACCCAACGATTAACGCTCTTGTGGCACATCTCGAAAAGAATTTTTCAAGAACAGCTTTGGAGCGCAGTTGA
- a CDS encoding fatty acyl-AMP ligase, giving the protein MTDKIFPAQRFMDQFARHVVNEPSRTACVFQPHGPDSALSLSYGELNQQVLERARLLVERGYRGQPLALLFPAGLDFVVNFLACLAAGVIAVPLNLSRNAQQLERTVRILGDAKTKAILTTAETREQLFEQLAELPAINLGDQAWIDEQQVGAAKDVELPLPAPDELAFVQYTSGSTDLPKGVMVSHANIIDNQLAIQQACGHREGVIAGGWLPQFHDMGLIGHMLQPLFLGGTYVFMPPMKFVQRPRRWLELISHYRIHSSAAPNFGYEHCIKFIGEREDLSGLDLSCWKVALNGSEPVSADTMRIFAERFQPYGFSSTAFFPCYGMAETTLFVSGGPKGVGIETLAFDPAAFDSGRLQSTGEGRQVVSCGRITPRMILKVVDPESGRLADEGCIGEIWISGASIAQGYLNNLEISKQQFGARISPCDGHYYLKTGDMGFVRDNKLYITGRIKEMLILRGRNLYPYDIERTCSDHPDAAGNNGASVFTVDSNGQNRLAAIVEIRRHAFLNRNHDELRQELREAVMLAHDVALDQLLLVKPGGIPKTTSGKVRRTACRDLIAAEEAQLA; this is encoded by the coding sequence ATGACGGATAAGATTTTTCCAGCTCAGCGCTTCATGGATCAGTTCGCCCGACACGTGGTTAATGAGCCTAGCCGTACCGCCTGCGTATTCCAGCCTCATGGGCCTGATAGTGCTCTATCGCTGAGTTACGGTGAACTGAATCAGCAGGTACTGGAACGGGCCCGACTGTTAGTCGAGCGCGGATATAGAGGCCAGCCGCTTGCTCTGCTTTTCCCTGCTGGTCTTGATTTTGTGGTCAACTTCCTCGCCTGCCTCGCGGCTGGCGTCATTGCTGTACCCCTGAACCTGAGTCGCAATGCTCAGCAATTAGAGCGCACTGTTCGTATTCTTGGTGATGCAAAGACCAAAGCCATTCTGACGACCGCTGAGACTCGTGAACAGCTATTTGAGCAATTAGCAGAATTACCGGCGATTAATTTGGGCGACCAGGCCTGGATTGATGAGCAGCAGGTTGGTGCTGCTAAAGATGTAGAGTTACCTCTTCCGGCTCCAGATGAGTTGGCGTTTGTTCAGTACACCTCAGGCTCTACTGATCTACCCAAAGGTGTGATGGTAAGTCACGCCAACATTATCGATAACCAATTGGCTATCCAGCAGGCGTGTGGCCACCGCGAAGGTGTAATTGCTGGCGGCTGGCTGCCACAGTTCCACGATATGGGACTGATAGGCCATATGCTGCAGCCATTGTTCCTTGGTGGTACCTACGTCTTCATGCCACCGATGAAGTTCGTTCAGCGTCCACGCCGGTGGTTAGAATTGATATCTCACTATCGAATTCATAGCTCTGCTGCACCTAATTTTGGCTATGAGCACTGCATCAAGTTCATAGGTGAGCGAGAGGACTTATCGGGATTAGACCTGAGTTGCTGGAAGGTGGCTTTGAATGGCTCTGAGCCTGTCAGCGCCGACACTATGAGGATATTTGCTGAACGTTTCCAGCCTTACGGTTTTTCCTCTACTGCTTTCTTTCCCTGCTACGGCATGGCTGAAACCACTTTGTTTGTCTCTGGAGGACCGAAAGGCGTAGGCATTGAAACCCTGGCTTTCGATCCCGCAGCATTTGACTCTGGTCGACTGCAATCTACTGGTGAGGGGCGTCAAGTGGTTAGCTGCGGTCGTATCACGCCAAGGATGATTTTGAAGGTTGTTGATCCGGAGAGTGGCCGGCTAGCAGATGAGGGTTGTATTGGTGAGATATGGATTAGTGGTGCCTCAATAGCACAAGGTTATCTTAACAACCTTGAGATTAGTAAGCAGCAATTCGGTGCTCGTATATCGCCCTGCGACGGTCATTATTACCTCAAAACCGGGGACATGGGCTTCGTCCGTGACAATAAGTTGTATATCACCGGGCGGATTAAGGAAATGTTAATCCTGCGCGGCCGCAACCTTTATCCATACGATATTGAACGTACCTGTAGTGACCATCCTGATGCGGCAGGCAATAACGGAGCCTCGGTTTTCACTGTGGATAGCAATGGCCAAAACCGACTGGCAGCCATTGTTGAGATTCGCCGCCACGCCTTTCTTAACCGAAACCACGATGAACTCCGACAGGAGCTGCGTGAGGCAGTGATGTTGGCACATGATGTCGCCCTCGACCAGCTTTTGCTGGTCAAGCCTGGCGGTATTCCGAAAACCACCAGCGGCAAAGTTCGTAGGACTGCCTGCAGGGATCTGATTGCAGCCGAAGAGGCGCAGCTCGCATGA
- a CDS encoding cysteine desulfurase family protein, whose product MTNAHSIEGYFDYNATTPVSEAVATAMSSALRLFANPSGRTLPSTSNRELIQRAKTHVASLLGTAPEKVFFTSGGSEANNWAIKGSLMNDLGRAGHILTTAIEHPSVLETIRYCAHQFGFEVTCLKPGPSGAVSFEAVAEAIRPDTRLISMMYANNETGVIQPVDQVARLTRSRGIPFHVDAVQAVGKRPLDVEALGADFVSFSAHKFYGPKGIGGLYIQNIDRISPLIHGGGQEMAMRSGTENLVAIAGLGEAADECRRELEYWDHHCLKCKQHLIEQLGKSSIETHINGASHYEGAISNTLNLSIPGIRGEALALLMEKKDGIVVSIGSACSNNKTRQLSPVLQGMGLSDEEIQSAIRISFGRFTSLDDIDRFVDSLQRCVAQLKSMSFKG is encoded by the coding sequence ATGACAAATGCTCACTCGATTGAGGGTTACTTCGACTACAACGCCACAACCCCGGTGTCGGAGGCTGTAGCTACGGCTATGTCCTCTGCGCTTCGGCTCTTTGCTAATCCATCGGGGCGTACGCTTCCTTCGACCAGTAATCGTGAGCTAATCCAGCGAGCAAAGACCCATGTCGCTAGCCTACTGGGTACCGCGCCGGAAAAAGTTTTCTTTACCTCCGGCGGTTCTGAAGCCAATAACTGGGCTATTAAAGGAAGCCTGATGAACGACCTGGGTAGGGCCGGCCATATCCTAACCACGGCGATTGAGCACCCTTCAGTTCTAGAAACTATCCGATACTGCGCCCACCAATTCGGATTCGAAGTCACCTGCTTGAAGCCGGGACCGAGTGGCGCCGTCAGTTTTGAGGCTGTCGCTGAAGCTATCCGGCCTGACACCAGATTGATTTCCATGATGTATGCGAACAATGAAACCGGCGTTATTCAACCTGTGGATCAGGTGGCAAGGCTGACCCGCTCCCGAGGCATTCCGTTCCATGTCGACGCAGTGCAAGCAGTAGGTAAGCGGCCTCTTGATGTCGAGGCATTAGGTGCTGATTTTGTTTCTTTTTCCGCACACAAATTCTATGGTCCCAAGGGTATTGGCGGCCTATATATCCAGAATATAGATCGCATATCTCCCTTGATTCATGGTGGTGGACAAGAGATGGCAATGCGCTCTGGTACCGAGAATTTGGTCGCTATCGCCGGACTCGGTGAGGCTGCTGACGAATGTCGCAGGGAGCTTGAGTACTGGGATCATCACTGTCTGAAGTGCAAACAGCACTTGATCGAACAGCTTGGCAAATCCTCTATCGAAACACATATCAATGGTGCTAGTCATTATGAGGGGGCGATTTCCAATACCTTAAACCTATCGATTCCAGGCATTCGGGGTGAGGCGCTTGCTCTGTTAATGGAAAAGAAAGATGGGATTGTGGTGTCGATTGGCTCTGCATGCAGTAACAACAAGACCCGTCAACTATCGCCTGTATTACAAGGAATGGGGCTAAGTGATGAAGAAATACAAAGTGCGATCAGGATTAGCTTCGGCCGCTTTACCAGCCTTGATGATATAGATCGTTTTGTTGATTCATTGCAGCGGTGCGTGGCACAGCTCAAAAGCATGAGCTTTAAAGGGTGA
- a CDS encoding iron-sulfur cluster assembly scaffold protein, which yields MYNDIIIDNFSDPAHVGDINEPNYEYEIGNPVCGDRIRVQINITNGLIDSARFRAWGCATSVATANIFCASLEGLAPEQLAGRTSSEIEGMLGELEPSQHHCVEILQQLHHRLLSLVGKDCREVMP from the coding sequence ATGTACAACGACATCATCATTGACAACTTTTCCGACCCGGCTCATGTCGGTGATATCAACGAACCCAATTACGAATATGAAATTGGCAATCCAGTATGTGGAGATCGGATTCGCGTTCAGATCAACATCACCAATGGACTGATTGACAGTGCTCGCTTTAGAGCTTGGGGCTGCGCTACTTCGGTGGCGACGGCCAACATTTTCTGTGCCTCGCTTGAGGGGTTGGCACCGGAACAGCTTGCCGGGAGAACAAGTAGCGAAATAGAAGGCATGCTTGGTGAACTAGAGCCATCACAACACCATTGTGTTGAGATTTTGCAGCAGCTTCATCATAGGTTGCTGAGCTTAGTTGGCAAAGATTGTCGGGAGGTGATGCCATGA
- a CDS encoding cation transporter produces MNMSECGCGVEQADKLERSTLMVLLVINAIMFVFELILGWFAQSTGLIADSLDMLADAAVYGISLFVVGRGVIYQAKAANVSGIIQIILGLWVLYEVCRRSLFGSEPESILMISIGASALLANVVCLLIISKYREGGVHMRAAWIFSANDVVANLGVIVSGLLVAVIDSRFPDLAIGLIISAVVTRGGFLILKEARESTRKAKIS; encoded by the coding sequence ATGAATATGTCTGAATGTGGTTGCGGTGTAGAGCAAGCAGATAAATTAGAGAGAAGCACTTTAATGGTGCTGCTAGTGATCAACGCAATTATGTTTGTGTTTGAATTAATTCTTGGATGGTTTGCTCAGTCAACAGGACTGATTGCTGACTCTCTAGATATGTTGGCTGATGCTGCTGTGTATGGGATCTCTTTATTTGTTGTAGGTAGAGGGGTTATATATCAAGCTAAGGCAGCTAATGTCAGTGGAATAATTCAAATTATATTGGGATTGTGGGTGTTGTATGAGGTTTGTAGGAGATCACTTTTTGGAAGCGAGCCAGAAAGTATACTAATGATATCAATAGGGGCCTCTGCCTTGTTAGCAAATGTTGTTTGCCTCCTAATAATATCAAAGTATAGGGAAGGGGGTGTACATATGAGAGCCGCTTGGATTTTTTCAGCCAATGATGTTGTCGCAAATTTAGGAGTGATTGTGTCAGGACTACTAGTGGCGGTAATCGATAGTCGTTTTCCTGATCTTGCTATAGGCTTAATAATTTCGGCTGTTGTCACTCGAGGTGGTTTTTTGATTCTTAAAGAGGCGAGGGAGTCCACTCGAAAAGCCAAAATATCCTAA